The Pseudomonas parafulva genome window below encodes:
- a CDS encoding OprD family porin, giving the protein MSILQPARPLLPGLLALSCTLPAFADDGGFAEDAKATLNLRNFYINRNFVDPARAQGKAEEWTQSFILDARSGFTQGTVGFGVDVLGLYSLKLDGGKGTAGTQLLPVHDDGRPADDFGRLGVALKARVSQTELKVGEWMPVLPILRSDDGRSLPQTFRGGQITSKEIAGLTLYGGQFRGNSPRNDASMEDMALFSRPGFTSDRFNFAGGEYSFNDKRTQVGLWHAQLKDIYQQQYLNLIHNQPLGDWTLGANLGYFIGKDDGAARAGSLDNRTASAMLSARYQGHTFYVGLQKVSGDTEWMRVNGTSGGTLANDSYNASFDNAKERSWQVRHDFNFATVGIPGLTLMNRYIKGDNVQTGTVTDGKEWARETELAYVIQSGTFKDLSLRWRNSSMRRDFNTNSFDENRLIINYPLSLL; this is encoded by the coding sequence ATGAGCATTCTGCAACCTGCACGCCCGTTGCTGCCGGGCCTTCTGGCCCTGTCCTGCACCCTGCCCGCCTTCGCTGACGACGGCGGTTTCGCAGAGGATGCCAAGGCCACTCTCAACCTGCGCAACTTCTACATCAACCGCAATTTCGTCGATCCGGCCAGAGCTCAGGGCAAGGCCGAGGAATGGACGCAAAGCTTCATCCTCGATGCCCGCTCGGGCTTCACCCAAGGCACCGTCGGCTTCGGTGTCGATGTGCTGGGGCTGTACTCGCTCAAACTCGATGGCGGCAAAGGCACGGCCGGTACGCAACTGCTGCCGGTGCACGACGATGGCCGACCGGCGGATGACTTCGGTCGCCTGGGCGTGGCGCTGAAGGCGCGGGTTTCGCAAACCGAACTCAAAGTCGGTGAGTGGATGCCGGTATTGCCGATCCTGCGTTCGGACGACGGCCGCTCGCTGCCGCAGACGTTCCGCGGCGGTCAGATCACCTCCAAGGAGATCGCCGGCCTGACCCTCTACGGCGGCCAGTTCCGCGGCAACAGCCCGCGCAATGATGCCAGCATGGAGGATATGGCGCTGTTCAGCCGCCCTGGCTTCACCTCCGACCGCTTCAACTTCGCCGGCGGCGAGTACAGCTTCAACGACAAGCGCACCCAAGTCGGGCTGTGGCATGCCCAGCTCAAGGACATCTACCAGCAGCAGTACCTCAACCTGATCCACAACCAACCCCTGGGCGACTGGACCCTGGGCGCCAACCTGGGCTACTTCATCGGCAAGGACGACGGCGCCGCCCGCGCCGGCAGTCTGGACAACCGCACGGCGTCGGCGATGCTCTCGGCGCGCTACCAGGGCCACACGTTCTATGTCGGCCTGCAGAAGGTCAGCGGCGACACCGAGTGGATGCGGGTCAACGGCACCAGCGGGGGCACCCTGGCCAACGACAGTTACAACGCCAGCTTCGACAATGCCAAGGAGCGCTCCTGGCAGGTCCGTCACGACTTCAACTTCGCCACCGTCGGGATCCCTGGGCTGACCCTGATGAACCGCTACATCAAAGGCGACAACGTACAGACCGGCACGGTCACCGATGGCAAGGAATGGGCGCGGGAAACCGAGCTGGCCTACGTCATCCAGTCCGGCACTTTCAAGGACCTCTCGCTGCGCTGGCGTAACTCCAGCATGCGCCGTGACTTCAACACCAACTCGTTCGACGAGAACCGTCTGATCATCAACTATCCGTTGAGCTTGCTCTGA
- a CDS encoding DUF962 domain-containing protein, producing MKTLVEHLSQYAAYHRDPRNITTHFVGIPLIVLAVSILLSRPGWSVAGLWLSPALLVAAASVWFYLRLDLRWGLLMGALLGLCLWAGQWLAQQQTGLWLSIGLGLFVVGWMIQFIGHAYEGRKPAFVDDLSGLIIGPLFVVAELAFMLGLCPDLKRAVEANAGPVAIRRKPAAA from the coding sequence ATGAAGACCCTCGTCGAACACCTGAGTCAGTACGCGGCCTACCACCGTGACCCGCGCAACATCACCACCCACTTCGTCGGCATTCCGCTGATCGTGCTGGCGGTCAGCATCCTGTTGTCCAGGCCCGGCTGGAGCGTGGCGGGCCTCTGGTTGTCTCCGGCATTGCTGGTCGCGGCGGCGTCGGTGTGGTTCTACTTGCGCCTGGACCTGCGCTGGGGGCTGCTCATGGGCGCGTTGCTGGGGCTGTGCCTGTGGGCAGGGCAATGGCTGGCGCAACAGCAGACCGGCCTGTGGCTGAGCATTGGCCTGGGCCTGTTCGTGGTGGGCTGGATGATCCAGTTCATCGGCCACGCCTACGAAGGACGCAAGCCAGCCTTCGTCGACGACCTGAGCGGCCTGATCATCGGGCCGCTGTTCGTGGTGGCGGAATTGGCCTTCATGCTTGGCCTGTGCCCCGACCTGAAACGCGCCGTGGAGGCCAACGCCGGGCCGGTGGCGATACGCCGCAAACCCGCAGCGGCGTAA
- the pcaC gene encoding 4-carboxymuconolactone decarboxylase produces MDEKQRYDAGMHVRRAVLGDAHVDRSLEKLNDFNGEFQEMITRHAWGDIWTRPRLPRHTRSLITIAMLIGMNRNDELKLHLRAAANNGVTREEIKEVLMQSAIYCGIPAANATFHLAESVWDELGVESRE; encoded by the coding sequence ATGGACGAAAAACAACGCTACGACGCCGGCATGCATGTGCGCCGCGCGGTGCTGGGCGACGCCCACGTGGACCGCAGTCTGGAGAAGCTCAACGACTTCAACGGCGAGTTCCAGGAAATGATCACCCGGCACGCCTGGGGCGACATTTGGACCCGCCCAAGGCTGCCGCGCCACACCCGCAGCCTGATCACCATCGCCATGCTCATCGGCATGAACCGCAATGACGAACTCAAGCTGCACCTGCGCGCGGCCGCCAACAACGGCGTGACCCGTGAGGAAATCAAGGAAGTGCTGATGCAGAGCGCGATCTACTGCGGCATTCCGGCGGCCAATGCCACGTTCCACCTGGCCGAGTCGGTGTGGGACGAGCTGGGCGTCGAATCGCGCGAGTAG